Within the Deltaproteobacteria bacterium genome, the region AAAAGACAATTTGACGCCATCCCCGTCCCCAAGATTTTGCATATTTGTGGGAATGTAGACCCTATTGTGGAATGGATGGGTCAGACCGGGGCAGAGATACTGAGTTTAGAACCAAAAGCCGATGCCAGACTTGCACGGCAAAAGTGCGGAAACCAAATTATCTTCATGGGTGGAGTAGATACTGCTACGACCCTCTTTATGAAAGATGCAGATACGGTCAAAGAGGGTTGCGAGGAGTCTATTGCCGATGGCATCCAGATCCTGGCCCCGGGCTGTGCGGTTGCGCCTGGCACGCCTACGGAAAACCTGCTGGCCATGGTGGAGGTTGCCAAGGCCCATTAGTGACAGTTACCTTAAGGATATTAGTGGCTTCTGCCGGAGCCGTTTGATGTTAATATTTAAGGAGAGGAGAAGGAGGAAAAAATGAAAATATTAGACGATTTTTCGATGATTTTCAAACGTTATGACCTCGACCTGGAGGTCACAGGAGAAGCCAGGGTGGTTTCTAAAGACTCCACCTTGCAGGAGATTGCCAAGTTCGTCGTGGACGGGGATGATGAGGGGATCCTCCCGGTCGTCAAAAACGCCCTGGAATCAAAATCTCCCATCGACATCATCAACGACGCCTTGATCGCGGGTATGAACGAGGTGAGCCGCCTATGGGATGAGGGGGTTTATTTCCTTCCCCAGGTCATCCTCTCCTCAGACGCCATGAATGTGGGAATCGCCGAGTGTGAGGCAAAAATGGGTAAATCCATGGACAGAAAGTCCACGGTGGTCACCCATACGGCCGAGGGGGATATCCACGACATTGGACAGGTTATCGTCAATGCCCTGCTCAATGCCAACGG harbors:
- a CDS encoding cobalamin-dependent protein (Presence of a B(12) (cobalamin)-binding domain implies dependence on cobalamin itself, in one of its several forms, or in some unusual lineages, dependence on a cobalamin-like analog.) — encoded protein: MKILDDFSMIFKRYDLDLEVTGEARVVSKDSTLQEIAKFVVDGDDEGILPVVKNALESKSPIDIINDALIAGMNEVSRLWDEGVYFLPQVILSSDAMNVGIAECEAKMGKSMDRKSTVVTHTAEGDIHDIGQVIVNALLNANGFEVVNLGADVPVEKVVSACKEHKPVMVTGTALMTTTMTAFPKIAHQLEAAGLAIPFICGGGAVCEEYVTGYDLGIWGKEASQAPGMAEDATEGESWESMRGKWNG